Proteins from one Dermacentor variabilis isolate Ectoservices chromosome 1, ASM5094787v1, whole genome shotgun sequence genomic window:
- the LOC142581712 gene encoding nudC domain-containing protein 2-like, whose protein sequence is MPLSHFDERSGAVSCPTPWGRWWQTVGEVFVEIEVPKGTRGKDVRIQITPRHISCAVHSKELFCGNLHRTVVADESTWTIEERQRVLILLVKTEPANSEKVWESLLDGQYAPDPQIMHEMMKKLDLEKFQIENPGFDFSGAKLDKAYDRIPGLHGGTLESQAMGLHLEQAKDESTARLDSKAGSFSL, encoded by the coding sequence ATGCCACTGTCCCATTTTGATGAGCGGAGTGGTGCCGTGAGTTGCCCAACACCCTGGGGTCGCTGGTGGCAGACAGTCGGCGAAGTGTTTGTCGAGATTGAAGTTCCCAAAGGCACTCGAGGCAAGGACGTTCGAATCCAGATCACTCCCAGACACATTTCTTGCGCAGTGCATAGTAAAGAGCTCTTTTGTGGGAATCTTCATCGCACTGTTGTTGCTGATGAATCAACATGGACCATTGAAGAGCGGCAGCGGGTGTTGATTTTGCTTGTTAAGACAGAACCTGCTAATTCAGAAAAGGTGTGGGAATCATTGCTTGATGGACAGTATGCACCAGATCCACAAATCATGCATGAGATGATGAAGAAACTGGACCTGGAGAAGTTTCAAATAGAGAACCCAGGCTTTGACTTCAGTGGAGCCAAACTAGATAAAGCATATGACCGCATTCCAGGCCTTCATGGCGGCACTTTAGAAAGTCAAGCAATGGGACTTCATCTGGAACAGGCCAAGGATGAATCTACTGCCAGGCTTGATTCTAAAGCTGGAAGCTTTTCTTTGTAA